The nucleotide window TTAGAAGGATTAAAAAGGGAAGTCTTTATAACTGGAGAGGCTTATTTTGATGTAACCAAAGACCAAGCTCATCCTTTTATTGTAAATACTGGCGACATGGCCGTGGAAGTTTTGGGTACAAGCTTTAATGTTTCAAACTATCCAGAAGATGCTTCTATTGATGTGGTTCTTGAAGAAGGTTCTGTAGCATTATCAAACACAGCGTCCTCAAGTATTTTAAAATTAGTGCCAGGAGAAAAAGGAAGTTTAGCAAAAAATGGCTCTGCAACCTTAACTAAAGAAGAGGTAAATACTAAAGTATATACTGGCTGGAGAGATGGTCGATTGACGTTCAGAAATATTTCCTTTAAAAACATTATCCCAAAATTGGAAAGAGAATATAATGTTGAAGTAATCAACAACAACAAGGATCTAAACGAGGAAAATTTCTATGCGAGTTTTAATGAAGAGGATATAAAAGTTGTATTGGGCTACTTCCAAGAAAGTTTTGATCTAAAATTTAATGTAGATAAAAATAAAATCACAATAAAATAACCTAAGTACCAAAGTTGTGTAAAAAATAACCGGAAATGCGGCAACATTCCCGGTTGTACCAAAGTGTTTAAATTAAATATTAACCACCTAATGATTTACTAATGTATGAAAAAAATCTATGAGCACCTCAAAGTGTCACCTTCGACACTAAAACTAACATTAAAAATGAAACTGACTTTCCTGATCTTGTTTACGGCTGTTATTAGCTTACATGCAAATGACTCCTATTCTCAGCGAAAATTAATCAACCTTCAATTGCAAGGTGTAACAATTGCACAGGCAATAGATGAAATTGAGGCCAATTCTGATTTCAATTTTATTTTTAACATTAAGGATGTTGATTTAACAAGAACAATCGACATTCAAGCGATGAATGTTTCTATCGAAAATGTATTAAACCAAATGTTTGGTAATACATTGACAGATTTCGTCATTAGAAACAAACAAATTATCTTAAAGGATAGAGAAATTTCTGTATCCACAGCACCAAAGCAACAACAAAATATTAGAGTTGTTGGTACTATTACCGATAGCAATGGTTTTCCATTAGCTGGTGTTACTGTTTTAAATGGAGCAAAAACATTGGGTGTCGCTACAGACATCGATGGGAAATTCTCCATAGCTCTACCATCTGATACAGAAAGCATTGTGGTTTCGTATCTTGGTTTTGAAACAAAAACTATTTTATTGGCAGAGATTGCTGACTTAACAAATGTTAGCATCACTCTTAATGAGTCAACAAGTCAATTAGACGAAGTGGTTGTTACGGGTTACCAAACGTTGTCTAAGGAACGTACAGCTGGTTCGTTCTCTAAACTGACTGCAGAAGATATTCAACAGAGACCTTCATCACCTAACATTTTGGAAAGAATTAGAGGTCAGGTCGCTGGTTTAAGTGTGAGTCCTGCAACAGGTCTTATCAATCTTAGAGGTCGGTCCACCATCTTTTCTTCTCAAGAAACACCGCTTATCGTAATTGATAACTTCCCGATGTCTGACCAGACTGCATTTAATTTGAACAACAATTTAGGTTCACTTAACCCTGAAGATATTGAATCTATTACGATTCTTAAAGATGCTTCTGCTGCTTCTATTTGGGGAGCAAGAGCGGCGAATGGTGTAATTGTAATTACCACTAAAAAAGGAACAAAAAATAGAAAGCCAACTGTTGCATTTTCTTCTTTTGTTGAGTTAGAAAACAAAATTGATACAGATGATTTTCAATGGATGAATACCGAACAGGAGATAGAATTAGACCAAGAATTTTTAGACAAAGGTTGGTATAATTTAAATAGTATTGCTAATTCTACTGGTAGTATCAATGATTTACATTTAGCATATATCTATAGAAATGGGTTGTCACCAGATGGCAACGTATGGTCTGAAAACACCTTTAATAATTTCATAGAAGAGCTTAAGGGCAGAAATATCAACAAGGAGTTTAGCAAACATTTCTTTAGAAATGCCCTTAGGGTAACCCATAATTTATCCATGCAGGGTGGTGGTGATAACAACACCTATTTCGCTTCATTGGCATATACAGATTATCAATCTGCCAACATAGGCAATGACGATGATCGTATAACCTTAACGGTTAATAACACTGTTGATTTTTCTGACAAAATTAAGTTTACCTCTTTGCTGTCTGGTGGTATCAGAAATCAAACACTAAATTCATTAAGCCCTAGCTTTGGAACTGCTGGAGCTGCAGAGGTTTTTCAACAATTACAGGCATATGACCAAATCCTTGATGAAAATGGAAACCTAAGACAGTATTATGTAGGTTGGAATCCATGGATATCCCAAGCTAGAGAAGAAGAGGTTGGATCACCAATGACTTTTAATTGGTTAGAAGAACGATTAAATAAAAATGACAGTGATATGAGAATGGACCTTAGGGCACGTTTTCAGTTAGATGCTGAAATTCTAAAAGATTTAACTGTTTCAAGTGCCTTTGCATATGAAATCAATTATTATAAAAGCGATACTTATAATAGTATGGACTTACCATCTCATCGTAATTTTATCAATGATTATTATGTGGATGGAGAATACCAAATACCTGTTGGAACCGATTATGCCCACGACCGAAACATAAGAAGAGGTTGGGTGTTCCGTAACAGTATTAATTGGGATAAGACATGGGGCGATCATCAATTGACTGTATTAGGTATTGGTGAATATTCAAGGTTTTACTCAGACAATATGTTTAACCGAGTGTATGGGTATGATGAGCAAAGTCTACAGTACATTCCGGCATCAGAGACACTTAGTGCTGGTGTCCAGAATTTCAACGGAAACCGTTTGTTCAGTAGACCATCTGATTATTTTTCAAAATCCGAAGAAGACATAAGAAATGTAAGTTTCGCGTCTAACTTAGCATATACGTATAAAGACAAGTACACTGTTAATGGTAGTATTAGAGTTGAACAAGCAAATATTTGGGGAAGTGATCCTGAATTCCGTTATAAACCATTATGGTCTGTTGCTGCCGGTTGGGAATTAGGAAGAGAAGATTTCATGGCTGACGTTTCATGGGTCGACAGATTAAAATTAAGAGCTTCATATGGTATCGGTGGTATTTCTGACAACTCATCATCCCCATATGCGCAGGCCATTCCTAGATCTATATTCTGGGGTAGACCTTATATTTATTCTCGCTTAAATGTGCCGTCTAACCCAAGTTTACGTTGGGCAGAAGTAGCAACAACCAATATAGGTGTAGATTTTGCATTGTTTGGCAATAAATTGTCTGGTACTGCAGAATATTATGTCCGTAAGAGTAGTGATATTTTAGGTAGAAGAGCAGTAGATCCTACAAATGGATGGGCATCTGCCACCTTGAATTATGCCGCTACCGACAATAAAGGATTTGAGTTATCATTGAACACTGATATAATATCTAACGATAACTTTAATTGGAATGTACGTGCCAATTTTAACTACAATGAAAACATCGTTACTAACTTCTATGGTGAAAATAACCAAGAGCCAAGCTTATTGGTCAATGGTGGTACCTTTTTACAAGGTGATCCATTCTTTAACCTGTACGCTTATAGATTTGGGGAAATCAATGATAATGGCGAGTTTATGGCTGCAAAAAGAGATGGTACTTTAGTACATTGGTCAGACATTCCTACTGAGATAACTTTAGAAGACATGGTGAGTGTTGGAACGGAAATAGCCCCATATTATGGAGGTTTAACCAATACCTTTACCTATAAAAGTTTTGATTTAAGTGTCCTTGTTAATTATCAAGCTGGACATTATTTTAAAAATTTTGTAAACTATTTGACTTCATCTGCAGGTACCTACAACAATACATCTTCTACTTTTGGAAATGTTAGAACAAATAAAATATGGAACGATCGTTGGAGACAACCGGGAGATGAAGCCTCCACTAATATACCACGTGCTTACTACGCAGGTATCAACCCAAGAACGGGTGAAAGCGAAGGTGGAAGCGGTGCCACATCTAGCCAAGGTTTTTATTGGACCAGTTCTGATATTAATTACCACAAAGCAGATTTCATAAGAATCCAGGAGATTATCCTAGGCTATAACATGCCGCAGAAATACATCGACAAAACGTTCTTTACCAATTTGAGGTTGAGTTTTCAAATAACCAATCCATATCTATGGACTGCAAATGACATAGATAGAGATCCAGAGGCCTTCTTTGATGATGCATATGTTAATCTAACGAGATATACATTAGGATTAAGAGCTAACTTTTAATAAAAAATGATTATGAAAATTAAATATATAGTATTAAGTCTGGTGGTAGCTTTTACATTCTCTTGTGAGAATCCAGATGAATTTTTAGATGTATTGCCAAAAGGAAGGGTTATTCCTTCTGCTCTTAAAGATTATGATGATCTATTAAGCAATTATGCCATATTAAGAGGTAAAGGCGAAAACTTACGTTATATGGATCCAGACGTATTTATGTCTGACGTTGTATATGGAAACATCCAAAACGATGTAGTCTCAACAAACGCTTATAGATGGGCGCATGATTTATACCCTGAAAATGGAAGAGATCAAGATTATATAGAATTTTATGACTATATCCATCAGTCTAATTTTATTTTGGAAAATATCGGTGATGCAGAAGTTGGCAATTACCAAGAAAGCATGAGGCCAATTCTTCGTGGAGAGGCTTTAGCGCAGAGAGCGTTCGAATATTTTCATGCTGTAAATGAATATGCACCACATTACGATCCTAACAATCCGGAAGAACTAGCAATCGCTATGCCTCTTTCGGTAGATTTGGAGGCTCAATTAGGCAAGTCAAGCACTGGTGACATTTATAATCAAATCCTTTCTGATTTAGAACGGGCAATGGAATTAATAGGTCCTGACTATCCTGCCATTAACAGAACAATGAACTGGAGACCTGGTACTGCATCTATTTTGGCGTTGTTAGCAGAAGTACATCTGTATATGGGTAATTTTTCAGAAGCGGTTAATTATTCAAACCAAGCCCTTGCTAAATACAACTTTCTTTACGATTACAATAATGTGGAGTTCAGAAACAGTTCAAATCCTTGGTTAGGTTATAGTGTAGGCGGTGATATCAACGCATGGATTTATGGTACACTTAACCAAGAAACTATTTGGAATCGCTATACGCAGTATGGGTTTAGAACACCACATTTATATCACCCAGACTTCGAAGCTTTGTACGATAAGGATAATGATAGAAGATGGCATTTATTTTCTACTCAAGTGACTAGTGCAGGTTTAGACACTTCTCCTAACTACTGTTATATCTATGTAGGAGAGCGCAGTGTGGGTCTTACAACCTATAGGTTGATGCTTACAAATGCTGAAGCCAAAGCAAGAACTGGTGATGGATCTGGTGCTATAGCAATGTTAAATCAGTTGTTAGAAATGCGTATTACAAATTTCACACCTTATACGCATACAGACAATGCATCTACTTTACAACTTATCAAAAATGAGAGACGTAAAGAATTACATGGATCTTCATTGAACATTTTCGATCAGAAGAGATACCATATTTATGGAGACAATGTACCAACCTATACGAGGGTAATTCCAGATTCAGGTGATACGGTTACTTTAGAACCTGGAGATGAGGGTTATTATTTAGGTATAGCACCTGCTATATTAAATTTAAACCCTAACCTTAGAGATTAATTTTCCAAGAAGTATTCGGAAGAAGGCAAGAACTTTTTCCGAATGCTTTAAAACAAAAATATATATGTTAATTATAAAAAGTATTAATATGAAAATAAAAGTTCTATGGATGTTTGCAATCTTAATTCTTCCATTTTTGAACTCTTGTGATAAAGAGGAAGAAATTGAAGGTTTCAACAACCCTAACGCAACTTGGACGGATTCAGCAACTCTTAAATTTACCACAGATCAAGATTTAAGCGGTTTTG belongs to Aegicerativicinus sediminis and includes:
- a CDS encoding SusC/RagA family TonB-linked outer membrane protein, whose product is MKLTFLILFTAVISLHANDSYSQRKLINLQLQGVTIAQAIDEIEANSDFNFIFNIKDVDLTRTIDIQAMNVSIENVLNQMFGNTLTDFVIRNKQIILKDREISVSTAPKQQQNIRVVGTITDSNGFPLAGVTVLNGAKTLGVATDIDGKFSIALPSDTESIVVSYLGFETKTILLAEIADLTNVSITLNESTSQLDEVVVTGYQTLSKERTAGSFSKLTAEDIQQRPSSPNILERIRGQVAGLSVSPATGLINLRGRSTIFSSQETPLIVIDNFPMSDQTAFNLNNNLGSLNPEDIESITILKDASAASIWGARAANGVIVITTKKGTKNRKPTVAFSSFVELENKIDTDDFQWMNTEQEIELDQEFLDKGWYNLNSIANSTGSINDLHLAYIYRNGLSPDGNVWSENTFNNFIEELKGRNINKEFSKHFFRNALRVTHNLSMQGGGDNNTYFASLAYTDYQSANIGNDDDRITLTVNNTVDFSDKIKFTSLLSGGIRNQTLNSLSPSFGTAGAAEVFQQLQAYDQILDENGNLRQYYVGWNPWISQAREEEVGSPMTFNWLEERLNKNDSDMRMDLRARFQLDAEILKDLTVSSAFAYEINYYKSDTYNSMDLPSHRNFINDYYVDGEYQIPVGTDYAHDRNIRRGWVFRNSINWDKTWGDHQLTVLGIGEYSRFYSDNMFNRVYGYDEQSLQYIPASETLSAGVQNFNGNRLFSRPSDYFSKSEEDIRNVSFASNLAYTYKDKYTVNGSIRVEQANIWGSDPEFRYKPLWSVAAGWELGREDFMADVSWVDRLKLRASYGIGGISDNSSSPYAQAIPRSIFWGRPYIYSRLNVPSNPSLRWAEVATTNIGVDFALFGNKLSGTAEYYVRKSSDILGRRAVDPTNGWASATLNYAATDNKGFELSLNTDIISNDNFNWNVRANFNYNENIVTNFYGENNQEPSLLVNGGTFLQGDPFFNLYAYRFGEINDNGEFMAAKRDGTLVHWSDIPTEITLEDMVSVGTEIAPYYGGLTNTFTYKSFDLSVLVNYQAGHYFKNFVNYLTSSAGTYNNTSSTFGNVRTNKIWNDRWRQPGDEASTNIPRAYYAGINPRTGESEGGSGATSSQGFYWTSSDINYHKADFIRIQEIILGYNMPQKYIDKTFFTNLRLSFQITNPYLWTANDIDRDPEAFFDDAYVNLTRYTLGLRANF
- a CDS encoding RagB/SusD family nutrient uptake outer membrane protein — translated: MKIKYIVLSLVVAFTFSCENPDEFLDVLPKGRVIPSALKDYDDLLSNYAILRGKGENLRYMDPDVFMSDVVYGNIQNDVVSTNAYRWAHDLYPENGRDQDYIEFYDYIHQSNFILENIGDAEVGNYQESMRPILRGEALAQRAFEYFHAVNEYAPHYDPNNPEELAIAMPLSVDLEAQLGKSSTGDIYNQILSDLERAMELIGPDYPAINRTMNWRPGTASILALLAEVHLYMGNFSEAVNYSNQALAKYNFLYDYNNVEFRNSSNPWLGYSVGGDINAWIYGTLNQETIWNRYTQYGFRTPHLYHPDFEALYDKDNDRRWHLFSTQVTSAGLDTSPNYCYIYVGERSVGLTTYRLMLTNAEAKARTGDGSGAIAMLNQLLEMRITNFTPYTHTDNASTLQLIKNERRKELHGSSLNIFDQKRYHIYGDNVPTYTRVIPDSGDTVTLEPGDEGYYLGIAPAILNLNPNLRD